The Kribbella sp. HUAS MG21 genome includes the window AAGCAGCTCCGGGTGCCGGTGTGGCAGGCCGGGCCTTCCTGGTCGACGAGCACCAGCAGGGTGTCCGCGTCGCAGTCGACGAGGATCTGCTTGACGTGCTGACGATGGCCGCTGGTCTCGCCCTTCACCCAGTACTGCTGCCGGCTGCGCGACCAGAACGTGCTCCGCCCGGTCTCCGCGGTACGGCGCACCGCCTCGGCGTCCATCCAGCCCACCATCAGGACCTCGCGCGTGTCGTACTGCTGCACCACCGCCGGGATCAGCCCGGCCGCGTCGAAGGTCAACTCGTCGATATCCACCAGCCCATTGTCCCCGATCCGGGGGTGGCTGCTGACCACGGTCCCGAACTGCGAGGATGGCCGCTATGACGCTGACCGATTACCGGGTGATCGACGGGCACAACGACCTGCCGATCGCTTTCCACGAACTGTGCGGCTACGACCTGGACGCACACGACCTGAGCGGCTCGGTGCCGTCGCTGAACACCGACCTCCCCCGGCTGCGGCGCGGTCAGGTGGGCGGGCAGTTCTGGTCCTTGTGGGTGCCGCAGGACGAGCACGCGGTACGGCGTACGTTCGAGCAGCTCGACTTCGTCCGGCGCCTGGTCGAGCGCTTCCCCGCGGACCTGGAGCTCACCGACACCGCGGACGAGGTCGAGGCGGCGATCAAGGCCGGCAAGGTCGCGTCGCTGATGGGCATGGAGGGCGGCCACTCGATCGGTGAGTCGCTCGGCGTGCTGCGGGTGATGCGCGCGCTCGGCGTGCGGTACATGACCCTGACCCACAACAACAACGTGTCCTGGGCGGACTCGGCGACCGACGAGCCGGTGCTCGGCGGGCTGAACGACTTCGGCGAGGAGGTCGTCCGGGAGATGAACCGGATCGGCATGCTCGTCGACCTCTCGCACGTCTCCGCGGACACCATGCGGCACGCGCTGCGCGTCACCAGCGCACCGGTGATCTTCAGTCACTCCTCGGCCCGCGCGGTCTGCGACGTACCGCGGAACGCGCCCGACGACGTGCTCGAGACGCTCGCCGCCAACGACGGCGTCTGCATGGTCACGTTCGTGCCGTACTTCACCTCGCAGGCGTACGTCGACTGGGTCGCCGGCGCGCGCGCCGCGGCCGAGGACCAGGGCCTGAACCCGCTCAAGCCCGAGCACCAGGCGAAGCTGGCCGAGATCTACGGGCAGCCCAAGCCCGAGACGACGCTGGCCGACGTGGTCGCGCACGTCGAGCACGTCCGCGAGGTGGCCGGCATCGACCACATCGGGCTGGGCGGCGACTACGACGGGTGCCCGGAGTTCCCGGTGGAGCTGCCGGACGTGGCGTCGTACCCGGTGCTGTTCGAGGCGCTGGCCGACCGCGGCTGGAGCACCGAGGAACTCGGCAAGCTTGCCAGTGGCAACATCCTGCGCGTACTCCGGGCCGCGGACGACGTCGCTTCCGCCTAGGCGTCTCGGTACTGGGCGCGGATCTCGTCGAGCGCCTGCATTCCGGCTGCCTGGTACGTCGCCACCGCGCCGACGTTGGTGGCCGGCGTACAGGTGTAGATGCTCGACGAGCCCAGCTCCTGAAGGGCCCGCGCGCACGCCAGGACCATCGCCGTGCCGTACCCGCGGCCGCGGTGCAACCGGTGGACGCCCAGCGGCTCGATGTAGCCCGGGCGTCCGTCGCCGGCCGACCACACGGTCGCCGCGGCGACGGACTCGCCGAGCTTGTTGCGGAGCACGAGGCAGCGCGCGTCGGCGTACGGCAGGCCGTCGGACATCGCGAACCAGCGC containing:
- a CDS encoding dipeptidase; the protein is MTLTDYRVIDGHNDLPIAFHELCGYDLDAHDLSGSVPSLNTDLPRLRRGQVGGQFWSLWVPQDEHAVRRTFEQLDFVRRLVERFPADLELTDTADEVEAAIKAGKVASLMGMEGGHSIGESLGVLRVMRALGVRYMTLTHNNNVSWADSATDEPVLGGLNDFGEEVVREMNRIGMLVDLSHVSADTMRHALRVTSAPVIFSHSSARAVCDVPRNAPDDVLETLAANDGVCMVTFVPYFTSQAYVDWVAGARAAAEDQGLNPLKPEHQAKLAEIYGQPKPETTLADVVAHVEHVREVAGIDHIGLGGDYDGCPEFPVELPDVASYPVLFEALADRGWSTEELGKLASGNILRVLRAADDVASA
- the hisI gene encoding phosphoribosyl-AMP cyclohydrolase, yielding MDIDELTFDAAGLIPAVVQQYDTREVLMVGWMDAEAVRRTAETGRSTFWSRSRQQYWVKGETSGHRQHVKQILVDCDADTLLVLVDQEGPACHTGTRSCFEHGEIEVKAA